A single window of Salvelinus namaycush isolate Seneca chromosome 11, SaNama_1.0, whole genome shotgun sequence DNA harbors:
- the LOC120055265 gene encoding tiggy-winkle hedgehog protein-like produces MDVMLILIRIALVGFICLFLASAGLACGPGKGYGKQRHPKKLKPLAYKQFIPNVAEKTLGASGKYEGKITRNSERFKDLTPNYNPDIIFKDEENTNADRLMTQRCKDKLNSLAISVMNQWPGVKLRVTEGWDEDGHHFEESLHYEGRAVDITTSDRDKSKYGMLSRLAVEAGFDWVNYESKAHIHCSVKAENSVAAKSGGCFPGSASVLLEDGRSKLVKELEVGDKVLAADIEGNIVSSDFLMFLDQDPVSRREFYVFETEKPNRKLRLTPAHLVFITSNVTDDDMTAVFASNVKPGQQVFVVDEAVDHLKAVTVERIYVEEYEGSYAPVTSQGTIIVDHVLASCYAVIEDHKWAHWAFAPVRLGHALMSFTDLVKKREDIRQRDGMHWYSDILYHIGTLLLDRNSFHPLGMSQS; encoded by the exons ATGGACGTGATGCTTATACTGATAAGAATTGCGCTCGTGGGCTTCATCTGCCTGTTTCTAGCATCCGCTGGGTTGGCCTGTGGTCCAGGCAAGGGATATGGAAAACAAAGACATCCGAAAAAACTGAAGCCTTTGGCTTACAAGCAGTTCATTCCCAACGTGGCGGAGAAGACCCTTGGGGCCAGTGGCAAATACGAAGGGAAGATCACAAGGAACTCTGAAAGATTTAAAGACCTGACACCAAACTACAATCCTGACATTATTTTCAAAGATGAGGAAAACACTAATGCTGACAGACTTATGACACAG AGATGTAAGGACAAACTGAACTCTTTGGCTATTTCAGTCATGAATCAGTGGCCGGGAGTGAAGCTGCGCGTGACAGAAGGCTGGGACGAGGATGGACACCATTTCGAAGAATCTTTACACTATGAAGGAAGGGCTGTAGATATTACCACCTCTGACAGAGATAAGAGCAAATATGGAATGTTATCCCGGCTCGCGGTGGAGGCAGGATTCGACTGGGTCAATTATGAATCCAAAGCCCATATTCATTGCTCTGTGAAAGCAG AAAATTCAGTTGCTGCAAAGTCGGGTGGCTGCTTCCCTGGATCCGCCTCAGTTCTCCTCGAGGATGGTCGAAGCAAGCTGGTAAAAGAACTGGAGGTGGGCGACAAGGTGTTAGCAGCAGACATAGAAGGAAATATTGTGTCCAGCGATTTCCTCATGTTCTTGGACCAAGATCCAGTGTCAAGACGAGAATTTTATGTTTTTGAAACAGAGAAGCCCAACCGAAAGTTAAGACTGACCCCGGCTCACCTGGTCTTCATCACCAGTAACGTTACGGATGACGATATGACTGCAGTGTTTGCCAGTAATGTAAAACCTGGGCAACAGGTGTTTGTTGTGGACGAGGCCGTAGACCACCTGAAGGCAGTCACTGTGGAAAGGATTTACGTGGAAGAATACGAGGGATCTTATGCCCCAGTAACCTCACAAGGAACCATCATAGTTGACCATGTTTTGGCGAGCTGTTACGCGGTAATCGAGGACCACAAATGGGCGCACTGGGCCTTTGCGCCAGTCCGGTTGGGGCACGCGTTGATGTCCTTCACAGATCTAGTCAAAAAGCGCGAGGACATACGTCAGAGAGATGGAATGCACTGGTACTCAGACATTCTATACCACATAGGGACATTGCTGCTGGACAGAAACTCCTTCCATCCTCTTGGAATGTCCCAAAGCTGA